A single window of Mycolicibacterium aurum DNA harbors:
- a CDS encoding alpha/beta hydrolase, with protein sequence MTVSVSTVRSSQPGKLVDAAETVGRTHAELQTIVAGERETLSRLQEQWTGEAASAALANGLSDLARQERIARRLLNLQSALQNGGMQLEALGDALLDLVSTLDRFGFAVADDGTVTPEQWLVGRFLDGLADKFTAFLQKMLQLYTDLDENTAAAIDQAAGPDIPNPPLDVGGVPLQIPSPDTDPAEVKHWWDSLTEQQRQELIARHPPILGNLNGIPAEVRDPVNIAVMDDDLDRLENIAERHHLSVDDVAADPGRYGLSDNDVTRYQNARETQEGLLHQAGIPSDEHRRYSSYSDAEMRDRNLRPAMLWAYDPQAFDGKGRAAISLGNPDKAANTAVIVPGTSASVRDGWLSDGHNDAMNLYDQSLHADPGDPTAVISWMGYNTPESFTDPNIANTGLARTGGDALAWDVNSLSVTHEPGIAQHVTVAGHSYGSTTVADAFANSGMQANDAILLGSPGTDVAHSAADFGLNGGQVYIGDASTDPVGWLGQMGDTMPSQLNESLGNMIGPSAGLGTDPAFEDFGATRFRAEVPGADMIDPGDHSYYYTPGSESLRSMTEIVTGNSHRLDELGLLAQPRTELSVSTPQSMDLPIVGEVPLPHADVDTPVIYDPEWNRPGESVTNDHGYN encoded by the coding sequence GTGACGGTGTCAGTGTCGACGGTGAGATCGTCGCAGCCCGGCAAGCTCGTCGACGCCGCCGAGACTGTGGGGCGCACACACGCCGAGCTGCAGACGATCGTCGCGGGGGAACGCGAGACGTTGTCCCGGCTGCAGGAGCAGTGGACAGGTGAAGCCGCCTCGGCGGCCCTGGCCAACGGACTGAGCGATCTCGCCCGGCAGGAGCGGATCGCCCGGCGACTGCTCAACCTCCAGTCGGCCCTGCAGAACGGCGGGATGCAACTCGAGGCGCTGGGCGACGCACTCCTGGATCTGGTGTCCACCCTGGACCGGTTCGGATTCGCGGTGGCCGACGACGGCACCGTGACCCCCGAGCAGTGGTTGGTAGGACGCTTCCTGGACGGCCTGGCCGACAAGTTCACCGCCTTCCTGCAGAAGATGCTGCAGCTGTACACCGACCTCGACGAGAACACCGCCGCCGCCATCGACCAGGCGGCCGGACCCGACATCCCGAACCCGCCGCTCGATGTCGGCGGAGTGCCACTGCAGATCCCGTCTCCGGATACCGACCCGGCCGAGGTCAAGCACTGGTGGGACTCGCTGACCGAACAGCAGCGCCAGGAGCTCATCGCCCGACATCCGCCGATCCTGGGCAATCTCAACGGGATTCCCGCCGAGGTCCGCGATCCCGTCAATATCGCGGTGATGGACGACGACCTCGACCGCCTGGAGAACATCGCCGAGCGCCACCACCTGTCGGTCGACGACGTGGCGGCCGATCCCGGCCGATATGGCTTGTCGGACAACGACGTGACGCGCTACCAGAACGCCAGGGAGACACAGGAGGGCCTGCTCCACCAGGCGGGCATCCCCAGTGACGAGCACCGCCGCTACTCCAGCTACAGCGATGCCGAGATGCGCGACAGGAACCTTCGCCCCGCGATGCTGTGGGCCTACGACCCGCAGGCGTTCGACGGCAAGGGCAGAGCGGCGATCTCGCTCGGCAACCCGGACAAGGCCGCCAACACCGCGGTCATCGTGCCGGGCACCAGCGCCAGCGTGCGCGACGGGTGGCTGTCCGACGGACACAACGACGCCATGAATCTGTACGACCAGTCCCTGCATGCCGACCCCGGGGACCCCACCGCCGTCATCTCCTGGATGGGCTACAACACCCCGGAGAGCTTCACCGACCCCAACATCGCCAACACCGGCCTGGCCCGCACCGGTGGCGACGCGCTCGCGTGGGATGTCAACAGCCTCAGCGTCACCCACGAGCCCGGAATCGCACAGCACGTGACCGTCGCCGGGCATTCCTACGGATCCACCACCGTCGCCGACGCATTCGCCAACAGCGGCATGCAGGCCAACGACGCGATCCTGCTCGGCAGCCCCGGAACCGACGTCGCACACAGCGCCGCCGACTTCGGCCTCAACGGCGGACAGGTCTACATCGGCGACGCCTCCACCGATCCCGTCGGTTGGCTGGGTCAGATGGGCGACACCATGCCCAGCCAGCTCAACGAGTCGCTGGGCAACATGATCGGACCGTCCGCCGGGCTGGGCACCGACCCTGCGTTCGAGGACTTCGGCGCCACCAGATTCCGTGCGGAAGTCCCCGGCGCCGACATGATCGACCCCGGCGACCACTCGTACTACTACACACCCGGCAGTGAGTCGCTGCGCAGCATGACCGAGATCGTCACCGGCAACAGCCATCGACTCGACGAGTTGGGTCTGCTCGCCCAGCCCAGAACCGAATTGTCCGTGTCCACACCACAATCCATGGACCTCCCCATCGTCGGCGAGGTGCCGTTGCCGCACGCCGACGTGGACACCCCGGTGATCTACGACCCGGAATGGAATCGCCCAGGAGAATCAGTGACCAACGACCATGGGTACAACTAA
- a CDS encoding ABC transporter permease, with amino-acid sequence MLLWSPRSRAAVLTVFAVVVLVVFVLPLGTVLLAGLAGNWTGPLPSNLGFARFGEALSGEDLASLSVSLQTAFLSGGFALVVGTWAALAAREAPDWLRRATDAVFHLPIAVPSVAIGLGLLIAFNSQPLLLGGTRWIVILAHAALVLAFAFSAVSAALDRLDPAYRQAAESLGAGSARVLLRITLPLLAPALGAAAGLAVALSMGELGATVMVYPATWKTLPVTIFGLTDRGQVFQAAASTTLLLAVTLISLMVLGRIRGRAALR; translated from the coding sequence ATGCTGCTGTGGAGCCCCCGAAGTAGAGCAGCGGTCCTCACCGTCTTCGCCGTCGTCGTGCTCGTGGTGTTCGTACTCCCACTCGGCACCGTGCTGCTCGCAGGGCTCGCCGGAAACTGGACCGGACCGCTGCCGTCCAACCTCGGCTTCGCCCGGTTCGGGGAGGCGCTGTCCGGCGAGGACCTGGCCAGTCTGTCGGTGAGCTTGCAGACCGCGTTCCTGTCCGGCGGCTTCGCCCTGGTGGTCGGGACGTGGGCCGCACTCGCCGCCCGCGAGGCACCCGACTGGCTGCGACGTGCCACCGATGCGGTATTCCACCTGCCCATCGCGGTGCCCTCGGTGGCCATCGGTCTCGGTCTGCTGATCGCCTTCAACTCGCAACCGTTGCTACTGGGTGGAACTCGGTGGATCGTGATCCTCGCCCACGCCGCCCTGGTGCTGGCGTTTGCCTTCAGCGCCGTGTCCGCGGCACTGGATCGGCTCGACCCCGCGTATCGCCAGGCCGCCGAGTCGCTGGGCGCCGGCTCGGCGCGGGTGCTGCTCCGGATCACGTTGCCGCTGCTGGCGCCTGCCCTCGGCGCGGCGGCGGGCCTGGCGGTGGCCCTGTCCATGGGCGAACTCGGGGCCACCGTGATGGTGTACCCGGCCACCTGGAAGACGTTGCCGGTGACCATCTTCGGGCTGACCGACCGGGGTCAGGTGTTCCAGGCCGCCGCCAGCACCACGCTGCTGCTGGCGGTGACACTGATCTCGCTGATGGTGCTCGGCCGGATCAGGGGACGCGCGGCGCTGCGCTGA
- a CDS encoding Asp23/Gls24 family envelope stress response protein — MATTQAPATNTPTTVAPAANGPLTTSHGRTTIADTVVSKIAGLAAREVHGVHDLGGNASRAVGALRERIPGASTNFAQGVSVEVGEKQAAVDVDIVAEYGVSISDLAAGIRRNVIAALERMTGLEVVEVNITVHDVFVADQDEDADTHLTRVE, encoded by the coding sequence ATGGCTACAACTCAGGCTCCGGCAACCAACACGCCGACCACCGTCGCCCCGGCGGCCAACGGACCGCTGACCACCAGCCACGGCCGCACCACCATCGCCGACACCGTGGTATCCAAGATCGCCGGACTCGCGGCCCGCGAGGTCCACGGTGTGCACGATCTCGGCGGCAACGCCAGCCGGGCCGTCGGCGCGCTGCGCGAGCGGATTCCGGGCGCCTCCACCAACTTCGCCCAGGGTGTTTCCGTAGAGGTCGGCGAGAAGCAGGCCGCCGTCGATGTCGACATCGTGGCCGAGTACGGGGTGTCCATCTCGGACCTGGCCGCCGGCATCCGCCGCAATGTGATCGCCGCGCTGGAGCGGATGACCGGCTTGGAGGTCGTCGAGGTGAATATCACCGTCCACGACGTGTTCGTCGCCGACCAGGACGAGGACGCCGACACCCACCTGACACGGGTCGAATAG
- a CDS encoding Asp23/Gls24 family envelope stress response protein, whose product MDELAVRQPPEERGRLTIRDRAVERMATAAALNAAGVHRHGSGLGRLAGRDLPRVDVGVAGDHVRADVEIAVAWGRPLADTAAAVRRDIVEALATHAGLVVDGVTVHVATVISPADSSSSSRNLS is encoded by the coding sequence GTGGATGAGCTCGCTGTCCGGCAGCCCCCCGAAGAGCGCGGCAGGCTGACCATCCGTGACCGCGCCGTCGAGCGGATGGCGACCGCCGCGGCGCTGAACGCCGCCGGGGTGCACCGCCACGGCAGCGGACTCGGCCGGCTGGCCGGACGTGACCTGCCCCGCGTCGACGTCGGCGTCGCCGGCGACCACGTACGCGCGGACGTCGAGATCGCCGTCGCCTGGGGTCGGCCCTTGGCCGACACGGCCGCCGCGGTGCGGCGCGACATCGTCGAGGCACTCGCCACGCACGCCGGACTCGTGGTCGACGGGGTCACCGTGCACGTCGCCACCGTCATCTCGCCTGCCGACTCATCATCGTCCTCCAGGAATCTCTCATGA
- a CDS encoding RNA polymerase sigma factor — translation MLDDDPPDTGAAAVDDSALTAAARAGDTEAFEELVRRHGPALHRYARRMTRDADAVHDIVQETFVAAWRQITTFRGESSLRTWLFTICARKVVDSHRVKRAVPIDDRLIEPVRADARAGPFSVASNNAFIEAMELALAELPPRQRAVWMLREVEQLTFPQIGTILNLSADAVRGHHHRARATLQQRLQQWR, via the coding sequence GTGCTCGACGACGATCCCCCCGACACCGGGGCTGCCGCCGTGGACGACAGCGCGCTGACTGCCGCCGCCCGCGCCGGTGATACCGAAGCATTCGAAGAGCTGGTGCGACGACACGGGCCGGCGCTGCATCGTTACGCGCGCCGCATGACCCGCGATGCCGATGCCGTGCACGACATCGTGCAGGAGACGTTTGTCGCAGCCTGGCGCCAGATCACCACGTTCCGCGGTGAGAGCAGCCTGCGCACCTGGCTGTTCACCATCTGCGCCCGCAAGGTGGTCGATTCGCACCGCGTCAAACGCGCGGTCCCCATCGACGACCGGCTGATCGAACCCGTCCGGGCCGACGCGCGTGCCGGTCCGTTCTCGGTGGCGTCGAACAACGCGTTCATCGAGGCGATGGAACTCGCGTTGGCCGAGTTACCGCCCCGCCAGCGCGCCGTGTGGATGCTTCGCGAGGTCGAGCAGTTGACCTTCCCTCAGATCGGGACCATCCTGAACCTGAGTGCTGACGCAGTGCGCGGCCACCACCATCGCGCCCGTGCCACCCTCCAACAAAGGCTTCAGCAATGGCGATAG
- a CDS encoding DUF6286 domain-containing protein: MPRAAAGASTVSVVLATLLIAAGAVGLRDAAVAAGWLTGQSWVAAAVDAVDGLAPAPWFLPVGIAVILAGMTLIGVAVKPRKKTSVPVQADTAVFTGFADIARIATATACDVPGVLDATSTATRRKVVVRCRVTGGDRAAIHNRVADSVAAGLQLLGTMPRIVIRLREEPQP, from the coding sequence ATGCCCCGCGCCGCGGCCGGCGCCAGCACCGTGTCCGTCGTACTGGCGACACTGCTCATCGCCGCGGGTGCGGTCGGGTTGCGGGACGCCGCGGTCGCAGCGGGATGGCTGACCGGACAGTCCTGGGTGGCGGCCGCCGTCGACGCCGTCGACGGCCTGGCGCCCGCACCGTGGTTCCTACCGGTAGGCATCGCGGTGATCCTCGCCGGCATGACGCTGATCGGCGTCGCGGTCAAACCGCGCAAGAAGACCTCCGTGCCCGTCCAGGCCGACACCGCGGTGTTCACCGGCTTCGCCGACATCGCCCGGATCGCGACCGCGACCGCGTGCGACGTGCCCGGCGTCCTCGACGCAACCTCTACCGCCACCCGCCGCAAAGTCGTCGTCCGCTGCCGGGTCACCGGCGGCGATCGGGCCGCGATTCACAACCGGGTGGCCGACAGCGTCGCGGCGGGTCTGCAACTGCTCGGCACCATGCCGCGCATCGTGATCCGTCTCAGAGAGGAGCCTCAACCATGA
- a CDS encoding Asp23/Gls24 family envelope stress response protein, with translation MLLDDDGAADTVAGIARAVPGVTGLHTGMFGEVATYLPGRSVPGVRITDDRIDVHISVAAGTAVRGTAAAVRAAVGAEFPGTDVDVTVEDVTSPQVPDIDSETDQLEEDR, from the coding sequence GTGCTGCTCGACGACGACGGTGCCGCCGACACGGTCGCGGGTATCGCCCGCGCCGTGCCCGGCGTCACCGGGCTGCACACCGGCATGTTCGGTGAGGTCGCCACCTACCTGCCCGGAAGGTCCGTGCCGGGCGTACGCATCACCGACGACCGCATCGACGTCCACATCTCCGTGGCCGCCGGGACTGCGGTCCGCGGCACCGCCGCAGCCGTCCGCGCCGCCGTCGGCGCCGAGTTTCCCGGCACCGACGTCGACGTGACCGTCGAGGACGTCACCTCGCCCCAGGTGCCCGACATTGATTCTGAGACCGACCAACTGGAGGAAGACAGATGA
- a CDS encoding GlxA family transcriptional regulator, translating into MSPAPRPHRVAVLLLEPVIGFDAVIAPTLFGAATGAGGEPLYDVVTCGLTAGPVPANTGFAIVPTAGVEALATADTVVVPGTRYHPARVEGRLDAEVAAALESIPSTARVVSICTGAFVLAAAGLLDGRPATTHWQHAGTLRSLYPRVLLDENVLFVDDGDVLTSAGLAAGIDLCLHMIRRDHGTQVANAVARYCVVPPWREGGQAQFIERHLPAQDFASTAATRSWACANLAEQLTIRQLAQHAGMSPRTFIRRFREETGQPPGEWVRSRRIDRARELLEGREFSVDEVARMSGLGSGGNLRHHLRRGLGMSPSSYRKVFAGAE; encoded by the coding sequence ATGTCGCCGGCCCCCCGCCCGCACCGCGTCGCGGTGCTGCTGCTCGAACCCGTCATCGGGTTCGACGCGGTCATCGCGCCGACGCTGTTCGGTGCGGCCACCGGCGCCGGAGGAGAGCCGCTCTATGACGTCGTCACCTGTGGCCTGACTGCGGGGCCCGTGCCGGCGAACACCGGGTTCGCGATCGTCCCCACGGCGGGGGTGGAGGCACTGGCCACCGCGGACACTGTGGTGGTCCCCGGCACCAGGTATCACCCGGCCCGGGTGGAGGGGCGGTTGGACGCCGAGGTCGCCGCGGCGCTCGAGTCCATCCCGTCCACCGCGCGCGTCGTCTCGATCTGCACGGGCGCCTTCGTACTGGCCGCCGCCGGCCTGCTCGACGGCCGCCCGGCGACCACCCATTGGCAGCATGCCGGCACCCTCCGGTCGTTGTACCCGCGTGTGCTCCTCGACGAGAACGTGTTGTTCGTCGATGACGGCGACGTCCTCACCTCCGCGGGGCTGGCCGCGGGTATTGATCTGTGCCTGCACATGATTCGCCGCGACCACGGGACCCAGGTGGCCAACGCGGTGGCCCGATACTGCGTGGTGCCGCCGTGGCGAGAGGGCGGCCAGGCGCAGTTCATCGAACGCCATCTGCCTGCACAGGATTTCGCATCGACGGCGGCGACTCGAAGTTGGGCGTGTGCGAACCTGGCCGAGCAGCTGACCATCCGGCAGCTAGCGCAGCACGCGGGGATGAGCCCCCGCACGTTCATCCGGCGCTTCCGCGAGGAGACCGGTCAGCCGCCCGGGGAGTGGGTGCGTAGCCGCCGGATCGACCGCGCCCGCGAACTGCTGGAGGGCCGCGAGTTCAGTGTCGACGAGGTGGCCCGGATGTCCGGCCTGGGCTCCGGCGGCAATCTGCGTCACCACCTGCGGCGCGGGCTCGGCATGTCGCCGTCGAGTTATCGGAAGGTGTTCGCGGGCGCGGAGTGA
- a CDS encoding MFS transporter, with translation MTVTARSPRNAVRLHWAWVVAAVSFVALLGAAGFRSVPGVMMNPLHHEFGWSHGTVGLAMSVNMTLFGLTAPFAAALMDRFGIRPVLTAALGMIAAGSALSVTMTASWQLVLLWGVLVGAGTGAISMGFVATIATRWFDAHRGLVTGVLTAASATGQLIFLPVVAAVTTDHGWRWASLLVAAAALAVVPPVLLLMRNWPRDKGLGRYGQDPAVDTGPAPRPPGSSFAAAFSGLLLGARVPAFWLLAGSFAICGMTTNGLIGTHFIPAANDHGMPTTVAAGLLAVVGVLDVAGTVFSGWLTDRVDPRLLLVIYYTGRGLSLVALPALLSPQAEPSTWVFIIFYGLDWVATVPPTIALCRNYFGERTPIVFGWVFAAHQLGAAVAAAGAGWLRDLQGNYDAAFYLAAGLCGVAALLSVSVRAPRPAHPPATSPG, from the coding sequence GTGACCGTGACCGCGCGCTCTCCGCGCAACGCCGTCCGGCTGCACTGGGCCTGGGTGGTGGCCGCAGTCAGCTTCGTCGCGCTCCTCGGCGCCGCCGGCTTCCGGTCCGTGCCCGGCGTGATGATGAACCCGCTGCACCACGAGTTCGGCTGGTCCCACGGCACAGTCGGCCTCGCGATGTCGGTGAACATGACACTGTTCGGGTTGACCGCGCCGTTCGCCGCCGCCCTGATGGATCGCTTCGGCATCCGCCCGGTGCTCACCGCGGCCCTCGGCATGATCGCGGCCGGCAGCGCACTCAGCGTCACCATGACCGCTAGCTGGCAGCTGGTGCTGCTGTGGGGTGTGCTCGTGGGTGCGGGTACCGGCGCGATCTCGATGGGCTTCGTCGCGACGATCGCGACCCGCTGGTTCGACGCCCATCGCGGGCTGGTGACCGGCGTGCTCACCGCAGCCAGCGCCACCGGCCAGCTGATCTTCCTGCCGGTGGTGGCCGCCGTGACCACCGATCACGGTTGGCGGTGGGCGTCGCTGCTGGTGGCCGCCGCCGCACTGGCGGTGGTCCCACCCGTGCTGCTGTTGATGCGGAACTGGCCACGGGACAAGGGGCTTGGCCGCTACGGTCAGGATCCGGCGGTCGACACCGGTCCGGCGCCCCGGCCGCCGGGGAGCAGTTTCGCCGCGGCCTTCTCCGGCCTCCTGCTGGGCGCCCGGGTGCCCGCCTTCTGGTTGCTGGCCGGCAGCTTCGCGATCTGCGGCATGACGACCAACGGCCTCATCGGCACCCACTTCATCCCGGCGGCCAACGATCACGGCATGCCGACGACCGTGGCCGCCGGGCTGCTCGCCGTCGTCGGCGTCCTCGACGTGGCCGGGACCGTCTTCTCCGGCTGGCTCACCGACCGCGTGGACCCGCGGCTGCTTCTGGTCATCTATTACACCGGCCGCGGACTCTCCCTGGTCGCCCTGCCGGCGCTGCTTTCCCCGCAGGCCGAGCCCAGTACGTGGGTGTTCATCATCTTCTACGGGCTCGACTGGGTGGCCACCGTGCCGCCCACGATCGCGCTGTGCCGCAACTACTTCGGTGAACGGACGCCGATCGTGTTCGGCTGGGTGTTCGCCGCACACCAGCTCGGCGCAGCGGTGGCCGCGGCCGGGGCCGGGTGGCTGCGCGACCTGCAGGGCAACTACGACGCGGCGTTCTACCTCGCGGCGGGGCTGTGTGGGGTCGCCGCGTTGCTGTCCGTGTCGGTGCGCGCACCGCGCCCGGCACACCCCCCGGCGACATCGCCCGGCTGA
- a CDS encoding FAD-dependent oxidoreductase, translating to MSAGTPADIAADLVVIGYGKGGKTLAAALAKQGWHVVMVERSPSMYGGTCINIGCVPTKAMIHRSEHLAPGLPHRDTYRQAVNSTARLTAGLRATNLAMLQTLGTATVLTGEASFIDEHTIEVRPVDGGTVTVSGRYIVIGTGSEPVIPDIPGLSEARNVVTSTELLTEPDLPQRLVVLGGGYIGLEFAAMHAAYGAHVTILERKPTILGREDSDVADAARDIITGAGVHLVTSATIDHVENHDDGTSSVHYRIGEGSAVAVADTILVALGRQPVTSRLSLDRAGVQTTDTGAVAVDEHLRTAVPHIFAVGDVNGGPQFTYVSLDDYRIVLDQLTGSGARSTADRVAIPYTLFLTPPLSRVGTTEREALASGRSVRTATMRVADMATVPRARIVDDTAGLMKVVVDADTDEILGAALLSYDSHEVINTVALAMRHRITASQLRDAIYTHPSMTEAFNQLLGAL from the coding sequence ATGAGTGCAGGTACGCCGGCGGACATCGCCGCCGATCTCGTGGTGATCGGTTACGGCAAGGGCGGCAAGACCTTGGCGGCCGCCCTGGCCAAGCAGGGATGGCACGTCGTGATGGTCGAACGTTCACCGTCGATGTACGGCGGCACCTGCATCAACATCGGCTGCGTCCCCACCAAGGCCATGATCCACCGGTCAGAGCACCTCGCCCCCGGACTCCCGCACCGCGACACCTATCGGCAGGCAGTCAACTCCACTGCGCGCCTGACCGCGGGGTTGCGCGCCACCAACCTGGCCATGCTGCAGACGCTGGGCACCGCGACGGTTCTCACCGGTGAGGCGAGCTTCATCGACGAGCACACCATCGAGGTTCGCCCCGTCGACGGCGGCACCGTCACGGTGTCCGGCCGCTACATCGTGATCGGCACGGGTTCGGAGCCCGTCATCCCCGACATTCCCGGGCTCAGCGAGGCACGCAACGTGGTGACCAGCACTGAGCTGCTGACCGAACCCGACCTGCCGCAGCGGCTGGTGGTTCTGGGCGGAGGCTACATCGGCCTCGAGTTCGCGGCGATGCATGCCGCCTACGGCGCCCACGTGACCATCCTCGAACGCAAGCCGACCATCCTCGGCCGAGAGGATTCCGACGTCGCCGACGCCGCGCGCGACATCATTACCGGCGCCGGCGTGCACCTCGTCACCTCGGCAACCATCGATCACGTCGAAAATCACGACGACGGAACGAGTTCCGTGCACTACCGGATCGGGGAGGGTTCCGCGGTCGCGGTCGCCGACACCATCCTGGTGGCCCTCGGGCGGCAACCCGTCACGTCCCGGCTGTCGCTGGACCGTGCCGGCGTGCAGACAACCGATACCGGCGCGGTCGCCGTCGATGAGCACCTGCGCACCGCGGTGCCGCACATCTTCGCCGTCGGGGACGTCAACGGCGGCCCGCAGTTCACCTACGTCTCGCTCGACGACTACCGGATCGTGCTCGACCAGCTCACCGGCAGCGGGGCCCGGTCCACCGCCGATCGCGTGGCGATCCCGTACACGCTGTTCCTCACCCCACCGCTGTCCCGCGTCGGGACGACCGAACGGGAGGCGCTCGCCTCCGGACGGTCGGTGCGCACCGCGACGATGCGGGTCGCCGACATGGCCACGGTGCCCCGCGCCAGGATCGTCGATGACACCGCCGGGCTGATGAAGGTCGTGGTGGACGCCGACACCGACGAGATCCTCGGCGCGGCCCTGCTGTCCTACGACTCCCACGAAGTCATCAACACGGTGGCGCTCGCGATGCGACACCGGATCACCGCATCGCAGCTGCGCGACGCGATCTACACCCATCCCTCGATGACGGAGGCGTTCAACCAACTGCTCGGTGCGCTGTGA
- a CDS encoding potassium channel family protein — translation MTDRVVSAVGLLLIAVVGRDVFHTLFHPIGHGIIAPVVLKFVWWLLRGFRADRRIASLTGPLGLALVVLTWGAIAVVGWAMLYLAQMPEAFAYGSELDPATRSDAFDALYLSLVTVGTLGFGDIVPTSSFLRIMVPLEALFGFMLLTAAVSWVLQIFPALQRRRVLALQLSTLREARSSQPDLGIDSVPVGVLTGLAAAIVEARNDFTQYGATYYFRDLEADASLAASLQYAAALAAEARSSAQPQTRLAGALITTAVDSLAALLRQEFLRFDGDTEAVIRAYASDHRHTDPP, via the coding sequence ATGACGGACCGGGTGGTCTCGGCGGTCGGTCTTCTGCTCATCGCCGTCGTGGGACGCGATGTCTTTCACACGCTGTTCCACCCCATCGGCCACGGCATCATCGCGCCGGTCGTGCTGAAGTTCGTCTGGTGGCTGCTGCGCGGGTTTCGCGCCGATCGCCGGATCGCGTCGTTGACCGGCCCGCTCGGACTGGCCCTCGTGGTGCTGACCTGGGGCGCGATCGCCGTCGTCGGCTGGGCGATGCTGTACCTGGCGCAAATGCCCGAAGCATTCGCCTACGGCTCGGAACTGGACCCGGCAACGCGAAGTGACGCGTTCGATGCGCTCTACCTGTCCTTGGTCACCGTGGGCACGCTCGGGTTCGGGGACATCGTTCCCACCTCGTCGTTCCTGCGGATCATGGTTCCGCTGGAGGCTCTGTTCGGCTTCATGCTGCTCACCGCGGCGGTGTCCTGGGTTCTGCAGATATTCCCCGCACTGCAGCGCAGACGCGTGCTGGCACTGCAACTCTCAACACTGCGCGAGGCACGCTCGAGTCAACCGGACCTCGGGATCGACAGCGTCCCCGTCGGCGTCCTCACCGGGCTTGCCGCGGCAATCGTGGAGGCGCGCAACGACTTCACCCAGTACGGCGCCACCTACTACTTCCGTGACCTCGAAGCGGATGCGTCACTTGCGGCATCGCTGCAGTATGCGGCCGCGCTCGCGGCGGAAGCCCGCAGCAGTGCACAACCGCAGACGCGGCTGGCCGGGGCGCTGATCACCACTGCCGTCGACAGCCTCGCTGCTCTGCTCCGCCAGGAGTTCCTCCGGTTCGACGGGGACACCGAGGCCGTCATCAGGGCCTACGCGTCCGATCATCGACACACCGATCCACCGTGA
- a CDS encoding ChaB family protein codes for MAKLTKSGDAKKSELPSTLKKSDAKAQRTFAKTHDAAAEQYGEGERAHRTAYNALKHSYEKVGDHWEEKPQRGPSDERAESGGPNPSGDSAEGVNANASKKHLTDIARRLDISGRSTMTKDELVEAIMKANRRATRDGS; via the coding sequence ATGGCGAAGCTCACGAAGTCCGGCGACGCGAAGAAGAGCGAGTTGCCCAGCACCTTGAAGAAGTCGGATGCGAAGGCGCAGCGAACCTTCGCCAAAACCCATGATGCCGCCGCCGAGCAGTACGGCGAAGGCGAGCGCGCGCACCGCACCGCCTACAACGCGCTCAAACACAGCTATGAGAAGGTCGGCGACCATTGGGAGGAGAAGCCCCAGCGCGGTCCGTCGGACGAGCGTGCCGAGAGCGGGGGTCCGAACCCCAGCGGTGACAGCGCCGAAGGCGTGAACGCCAACGCCAGCAAGAAGCACCTCACCGACATCGCCCGCCGCCTCGACATCTCGGGCCGATCGACGATGACCAAAGACGAACTCGTCGAGGCGATCATGAAAGCCAACAGGCGGGCCACCCGCGACGGGTCGTAG
- a CDS encoding YdeI/OmpD-associated family protein, with the protein MGSERVPGGVVHTLPADLRTALVGNAAALAAWKDITPLARNEFICWVEDAKQDKTRERRIRRTQEELEEGQRRPCCWPGCKHRERTGKA; encoded by the coding sequence GTGGGAAGTGAGCGTGTTCCCGGTGGCGTGGTCCACACGCTGCCGGCGGATCTACGGACGGCGCTGGTCGGCAATGCCGCCGCGCTGGCCGCCTGGAAAGACATCACCCCGTTGGCGCGCAACGAATTCATCTGCTGGGTCGAGGACGCCAAACAGGACAAGACCCGGGAGCGACGCATCCGCCGCACCCAGGAAGAGCTGGAAGAGGGCCAGCGGCGGCCATGCTGCTGGCCGGGCTGCAAGCACCGCGAGCGGACAGGGAAGGCCTGA